The Chlorocebus sabaeus isolate Y175 chromosome 1, mChlSab1.0.hap1, whole genome shotgun sequence genome includes a region encoding these proteins:
- the OR51S1 gene encoding olfactory receptor 51S1: MSTLLTQTAPNSSTSMAPTFLLVGMPGLSGVPSWWTMPLIAVYLLSALGNGTILWIIALEPALHRPMHFFLFLLSVSDIGLVTTLTPTLLGLALAGVHTVPASVCLLQMFFVHVFSVMESSVLLAMSIDRALAICRPLHYSALLTNGVISKISVAIAFRCLGLHLPLPFLLACMPYCCPQVLTHSYCLHPDVARLACPGAWGAAYSLFVVLSVMGLDPLLIFFSYGLIGKVLQGVESREDRWKAGQTCAAHLSAVLLFYIPMILLALISHLELPITQHTHTLLSYVHFLLPPLINPILYSVKMKEIRERILYRLQPRKMGCAQ, encoded by the coding sequence ATGTCAACATTACTAACTCAGACAGCCCCCAATAGCAGCACTTCAATGGCCCCCACCTTCTTGCTTGTGGGCATGCCAGGCCTATCAGGTGTACCCTCCTGGTGGACGATGCCCCTCATTGCTGTCTACCTTCTCTCTGCACTGGGAAATGGTACCATCCTCTGGATCATTGCCTTGGAGCCTGCCCTGCACCGCCCAATGCACTTCTTCCTCTTCTTGCTTAGTGTGTCTGATATTGGCTTGGTTACCACCCTGACGCCCACACTGCTGGGCCTTGCCCTTGCTGGTGTTCACACTgtccctgcctcagtctgcctTCTACAGATGTTTTTTGTCCATGTCTTCTCTGTCATGGAGTCCTCTGTCTTGCTTGCCATGTCCATTGATCGGGCACTGGCCATCTGCCGACCTCTCCACTACTCAGCTCTCCTCACCAATGGTGTAATTAGCAAAATCAGCGTGGCCATTGCTTTTAGATGCCTGGGTCTCCATCTGCCCCTGCCATTTCTGCTGGCCTGCATGCCCTACTGCTGCCCACAGGTCCTAACCCATTCTTATTGCTTGCATCCAGATGTGGCTCGTTTGGCCTGCCCAGGAGCTTGGGGTGCAGCCTATAGCCTATTTGTGGTTCTTTCAGTCATGGGTTTGGACCCCctgctgattttcttttcctatggCCTGATTGGCAAGGTGTTGCAAGGTGTGGAGTCCAGGGAAGATCGCTGGAAGGCTGGTCAAACCTGTGCTGCCCACCTTTCTGCCGTGCTCCTCTTCTATATTCCTATGATCCTCCTGGCACTGATTAGCCATCTTGAGCTGCCAATCACTCAGCATACCCATACTCTTCTCTCCTATGtccatttccttcttcctccattgATAAACCCTATTCTCTATAGTGTCAAGATGAAGGAGATTAGAGAAAGAATACTCTATAGGTTGCAGCCCAGGAAGATGGGTTGTGCTCAGTGA
- the LOC103247937 gene encoding olfactory receptor 51A7-like has translation MFLLHTSEVEVSTFLLIGIPGLEHAHIWISIPICLMYLMAILGNCTILFVIRREHSLQEPMYYFPSMLALSDLGLSFSSLPTMLRTSCSTTWGISVDACIVQEFFIHGFTDMESSVLLIMFFDRFIAIRNPLRYSSILTSVRVLQIGLVFAIKSILLVRPLPFTLKRLRYCNRHLLSHSYCLHQDVMKLACSDNRVNFYYGLFVVLCMTSDSVFTAISYVFILKTVLGIASRGGAINTCVSHVCALLIFYVPIITLATMHKSPLATILRADAFLLVPPLMNPIVYCVKTWQIRVKVLEKLALKPK, from the coding sequence ATGTTTCTGCTCCACACCTCAGAAGTTGAAGTCTCCACATTCCTGTTGATTGGGATACCAGGACTTGAGCATGCACACATTTGGATCTCTATCCCCATCTGCCTTATGTACCTCATGGCCATCCTGGGCAACTGCACTATCCTATTTGTTATCAGAAGAGAGCATTCCCTGCAAGAGCCCATGTACTATTTTCCCTCCATGCTGGCCCTGTCCGACCTGGGCCTGTCTTTCTCCTCCCTACCCACTATGCTGAGAACTTCTTGTTCAACAACATGGGGGATTTCTGTTGATGCATGCATTGTCCAGGAATTCTTCATCCATGGATTCACAGACATGGAGTCTTCAGTCCTCCTAATCATGTTCTTTGATCGCTTCATAGCCATTCGCAACCCCCTAAGATATAGCTCTATTCTCACCAGCGTCCGGGTTTTGCAAATTGGATTAGTGTTTGCTATTAAAAGCATTCTCCTAGTGCGACCCCTTCCTTTTACTTTAAAGAGACTCAGATACTGTAATAGACACCTTTTATCCCACTCCTACTGCCTTCACCAGGATGTAATGAAGCTGGCCTGCTCTGACAATAGGGTTAACTTTTACTATGGTTTGTTTGTTGTGCTCTGCATGACGTCAGACAGTGTTTTTACTGCTATTTCCTATGTGTTCATCCTGAAGACTGTGTTGGGAATTGCATCCCGTGGGGGTGCAATTAACACCTGTGTGTCTCATGTCTGTGCTCTACTCATCTTCTATGTGCCCATCATCACCTTGGCTACCATGCATAAATCCCCTTTAGCTACGATTCTGAGAGCAGATGCATTCTTGCTGGTACCACCCTTGATGAATCCCATTGTGTATTGTGTAAAAACTTGGCAGATTAGGGTAAAGGTCCTGGAAAAATTGGCTCTGAAGCCTAAATGA
- the LOC103247938 gene encoding olfactory receptor 51F2 translates to MTETSLSSQSFPMLVLNNSNAQPLICFLTGIPGLKATQYWISIPFGLLYVVTLSGNSVILFVVLCEQSLHKSMYCFLSMLSVTDLSLSLCTLFTTLGVFWFEAQEISLNTCIAQMFFLHGFTFLESGVLLAMAFDRFVTICDPLRYTTIFTNARIAKIGISMLIRNVAVMLPVVLFVKRLSFCSSMVLSHSYCCHVDLIQLSCTDNRINSILGLFALFSTTGFDCPCILLSYILIIRSVLSIASSEERQKAFNTCTSHISAVAVFYIPLISLSLVHHYGHSALPFVHTIMANVFLLIPPVLNPIIYSVKTKQIRKAIIKVLIQKQFQI, encoded by the coding sequence ATGACTGAAACATCCCTGTCTTCTCAGTCTTTCCCTATGTTGGTCCTCAATAATAGCAATGCTCAGCCTCTGATCTGTTTCCTGACGGGCATTCCAGGCCTGAAAGCCACCCAGTACTGGATCTCCATCCCTTTTGGTCTCCTGTATGTTGTCACCCTCTCTGGAAATAGTGTGATCCTGTTTGTGGTCCTCTGTGAACAGAGCCTCCATAAGTCTATGTATTGTTTCCTCTCTATGCTTTCAGTCACAGACCTGAGCTTGTCCCTGTGTACACTTTTTACTACCCTTGGTGTCTTCTGGTTTGAAGCGCAAGAAATCAGCCTAAATACCTGCATTGCTCAGATGTTCTTTCTACATGGATTTACTTTCCTAGAGTCTGGGGTTCTACTAGCCATGGCCTTTGATCGTTTTGTGACCATCTGTGACCCACTGAGATACACTACCATTTTTACCAATGCCCGAATTGCCAAGATTGGGATAAGCATGTTGATAAGAAATGTTGCCGTCATGTTGCCAGTTGTGCTCTTTGTGAAGAGGTTGTCCTTCTGCAGTTCTATGGTCCTTTCACATTCTTACTGCTGCCATGTTGATCTCATCCAACTCTCCTGCACAGACAATAGGATCAACAGCATCCTTGGTCTGTTTGCGCTTTTCTCCACTACAGGGTTTGACTGCCCTTGTATCCTGCTCTCCTATATCCTGATCATTCGATCTGTCCTCAGCATCGCTTCCTCAGAGGAGAGGCAGAAAGCCTTCAACACCTGCACATCCCACATCAGTGCTGTTGCCGTCTTCTACATCCCTCTCATCAGTTTGTCTCTTGTCCATCACTATGGCCATTCAGCACTTCCATTTGTCCACACCATCATGGCCAATGTCTTTCTGCTAATCCCTCCTGTGCTCAACCCTATTATCTACAGTGTGAAGACTAAGCAGATTCGAAAGGCCATTATCAAGGTCTTAATTCAGAAGCAGTTTCAAATTTAA